A single window of Xylocopa sonorina isolate GNS202 chromosome 5, iyXylSono1_principal, whole genome shotgun sequence DNA harbors:
- the LOC143423767 gene encoding E3 ubiquitin-protein ligase RING1-like: MASAEQVGLNKTWELSLYELHRTPQDAITDSTEIAVSPRSLHNELMCPICLDMLKKTMTTKECLHRFCSDCIITALRSGNKECPTCRKKLVSKRSLRPDPNFDLLISKIYPSRDEYEKHQERVLAELNKSHSQAALVNSITEGIKLQSQNRPQRSRKCANESENANNATSYNNSQNASAPATPNPMNAANQSDSSQSTTGPLNNSSGGTTSRNSTTPSPNPANQIPKPPKRQKSLQNSENDSSSAEAETGGGDSMVDTEGEGPSEPLMLNEIELVFKPHPTEMSGDNSLIKALKENSIRYIKTTANATVDHLSKYLAMRLTLDLDTELSESDRLLNFCIYIAPSPGQLVVLSGSQTLRQVNDKFWRVNRPLEMYYSWKKT; this comes from the exons ATGGCTTCCGCGGAACAGGTCGGCTTGAATAAAACTTGGGAATTATCGCTTTACGAGCTTCATCGTACACCACAAGATGCCATCACTGATAGTACTGAAATTGCGGTTAGTCCACGAAGTTTGCACAATGAACTTATGTGTCCAATTTGTTTGGATATGCTTAAAAAAACTATGACCACCAAGGAGTGCTTGCATCGTTTCTGTTCGGATTGTATTATTACGGCACTTAGAAGCGGCAACAAG GAATGTCCAACGTGTAGGAAAAAGCTTGTGTCCAAAAGATCTCTTAGACCAGATCCCAACTTTGATTTATTGATTTCTAAGATATACCCTAGTCGGGATGAGTATGAAAAACATCAGGAAAGAGTGTTGGCAGAATTAAACAAGTCACATTCACAAGCTGCATTGGTAAATTCCATTACAGAAGGGATTAAATTACAAAGTCAAAATCGTCCTCAAAGATCTAGGAAATGTGCGAATGAATCAGAAAATGCCAACAATGCAACATCCTATAATAACTCTCAAAATGCCAGTGCACCAGCTACACCAAACCCAATGAATGCTGCGAATCAAAGTGACTCCTCTCAGAGTACAACTGGACCTTTAAACAACAGTAGCGGTG GTACTACATCCAGAAATTCAACCACACCATCGCCAAACCCAGCTAATCAAATTCCTAAACCACCAAAACGACAAAAAAGTTTACAAAATTCAGAGAATGATTCGTCTAGCGCGGAAGCTGAGACTGGCGGTGGTGATTCCATGGTAGACACGGAAGGTGAAGGTCCTAGTGAACCTTTAATGTTAAATGAGATCGAACTTGTTTTTAAACCACATCCTACGGAGATGTCTGGCGATAATTCACTAATAAAAGCTCTGAAGGAAAATAGTATTCGGTATATCAAGACAACAGCAAATGCTACAG TGGATCATTTGAGCAAATACTTGGCTATGCGATTAACATTAGATTTAGATACAGAATTATCGGAATCGGATAGACTACTCAATTTCTGCATCTATATAGCACCATCTCCTGGACAACTAGTGGTTTTAAGCGGATCACAGACATTGAGACAAGTCAATGATAAATTCTGGCGCGTCAATCGACCCTTGGAGATGTATTACTCGTGGAAGAAGACCTAG
- the LOC143423847 gene encoding uncharacterized protein LOC143423847: MFRKSKGKSATKICEHPQQRCATPANLYVSPSLICKFQKFVEKKQKSHPSKSSLSIPATNGQSPSTKNKVPKNTRLISELPQDTAVHFGNFYGIQETVNKAQAGRVRSSLESTAPFRKLTPRFEFTRQMVQKLERTVGTENYARQVSDLLEEIVEPAHFKLHSLPTKNSIPDGRHNPTGFPLWYKEPYKMPLISSEVYKLLQEKFDGSERRAKDIFDEMPSEKNSLKEWSEDKEMSPRNVEPGNLLTKPTLSLKQKTNKPVIRNWWYNRKGGFVFEKIDFEFSPGTGALDHVSL; encoded by the exons ATGTTTCGTAAATCCAAAGGAAAATCAGCGACAAAAATTTGCGAACATCCTCAACAGAGATGTGCCACGCCGGCTAATCTATACGTATCACCATCCTTGATTTGCAAATTTCAGAA GTTCGTTGAGAAGAAACAAAAATCCCATCCCTCGAAAAGCTCTTTGAGCATTCCAGCCACAAATGGACAAAGCCCCTCTACGAAGAACAAAGTTCCAAAAAACACCAGATTAATTTCGGAACTTCCCCAAGATACAGCTGTGCACTTTGGAAATTTCTATGGGATCCAGGAGACTGTAAATAAAGCACAAGCGGGTAGAGTGAGAAGTTCCTTGGAATCCACTGCTCCATTTCGCAAATTAACGCCGAGATTTGAATTTACTAGACAAATGGTTCAAAA ACTGGAACGAACAGTTGGTACAGAGAATTACGCACgacaagtgtcagatttactggAAGAGATAGTGGAACCAGCTCATTTCAAACTGCATTCACTACCAACCAAGAATTCAATTCCCGACGGTAGACACAATCCTACGGGATTCCCACTATGGTATAAGGAACCTTATAAGATGCC GCTCATCTCGAGTGAGGTTTACAAACTTTTACAAGAGAAATTCGATGGCTCCGAGAGGAGGGCGAAAGATATTTTCGACGAGATGCCTTCGGAAAAGAACTCCCTAAAAGAATGGAGCGAAGACAAAGAAATGTCTCCAAGAAATGTCGAACCCGGAAATCTATTAACGAAGCCAACATTGTCACTGAAGCAAAAGACAAATAAACC gGTGATCCGCAACTGGTGGTACAATCGAAAGGGAG gctttgttttcgagaaaatcgactttgaattttcgcCGGGTACGGGTGCACTTGATCACGTCTCGTTGTAA